CGAGAGAGTCCAAACGCTGCTGCTGGGTATCCATGCGAGCCTGCATCCGGTCGTTGTCCTGGTCCCGTCTCGAATAGTATGACGAAgtcgcccttgcaacttcgttaacggaACCTATTCCAACCGTCCTTcccttctttctaggagccacctatatgtatatatataaaaccgtatttagagttaataataaaataaagaaaaaaaattaaaattattaaattttacctcCTCGAAGATCCGGTCGACCTCTACGGTTGACAacttgacgggtaatccatctgcAGACTGTTGGGTAAGTTGCGTCTCTTGCTCTTCAACCCGAGACGCCACAGCGTTGAAGAGTTTCtcggatgcaggatccacaaaaaccccATCTGGtgaggcgtgagtcatcttgaataagtccgagagagatggcaaaactcccgtcttctccaactaataaacaacaataataaataaattaaatataattaataaatacaagtttaaaataatgaaaattataaatttaaataaaacttacagcttcgagACGAATTCCGGCATGGGGTTTTTGGCCGGATCTATGAACCATGGGCAAATGGCCATCTTTATCCCTCGTTCTTCGGGAAGCGGAGCAGGAGTTGGCTTTGCGGATGGAGCtgggttcgttccaataggtgatgaggccatcccatgcTTCCTTTGTGACCCCGCTCGGCTTCCCCTCATAGCCGtaaatctcccacttgtccttccaatcggagacggTGTTGCAAAGACGAGTTTTCGCCTTTGCAATAAATTCgctcttcaccctctcggtgattcctacGGACCAGTTCCACCTTTgctgaaaaaacaaacattttaaaagattagaaaaaaaaataataattatttaattaacaatataaatattaataatatgtaaatataattaccgcaaaacatttaaaccacgtcgtCTTGACGTGATCGGGAGTCATGGTCCAGTTGGGATAAGGGCCGTCATAATATCCCTTCATCGTCtctgaaacgctccggctaacacggttgttagccccaaacctgcaaatataacaaatttgttaaaaaaattgatcaaagattttaaatttaaaattaataattttatgtacttaccaataagtacccgggggtctatcggggtccagAACGTGTAAACCCTCTCGTccgggctgggcaagcaaatcctcgacGGTGTATCTTGCGAATGGTGCATGAGCTGGCACCCGCAAATCGGGATGAACTGCAGCCGGTGGGGCAGGCTGATCCGGGGCGACAGGTGGAGCTCGTGGGGGGAGGCATCTGagatggaagaggaggaggggtCGAAGAAACTCTCCGAGATGtgtgagagtctggaactgtcccggaagaagacgatggaccgctaGAGGAAGATCCATCGCCAAACAAATCCGCATACGTAGGTGCAGGAGCTGCTGGTCTcggtctaggagccatctagaaaatttaaaaaaattaaattaatatatatcctaaacgaattgtttaaaataattttctaaactaatcatctaaactaattccgttaactaatcacctaaactaattccctaaactaatcacctaaactaacaacctaaactataaaaaaaaaaaaaagatagagagagaaagttaccTTAGAGGGGGAGAGGAGTTAGGGAGGAAGATACGAGCAGTGCTCGTATCTTCGACTTctcccatatatataaaaacggtttcctcgtaacttcctcgtaacattacgacgaagttaccaggcccgtgttttttaatttacgacgaagttaccaggcccgtgtttttcgatttacgacgaaattacgtcgaaacattggtttacgacgaatttacaaggcccacgtttacgacgaagttaccaggcccgcgtttttccatttacgacgaaattacgtcgaaaaatcggtttacgacgattttacaacgcttaaccctaaacaccgagaatgaaatccctaaaccccaaagtcacatatca
The window above is part of the Brassica napus cultivar Da-Ae chromosome C3, Da-Ae, whole genome shotgun sequence genome. Proteins encoded here:
- the LOC125584293 gene encoding uncharacterized protein LOC125584293; the protein is MRICLAMDLPLAVHRLLPGQFQTLTHLGEFLRPLLLFHLRCLPPRAPPVAPDQPAPPAAVHPDLRVPAHAPFARYTVEDLLAQPGREGLHVLDPDRPPGTYWFGANNRVSRSVSETMKGYYDGPYPNWTMTPDHVKTTWFKCFAVIIFTYY